The Eubacteriaceae bacterium Marseille-Q4139 genome has a window encoding:
- a CDS encoding branched-chain amino acid aminotransferase, producing the protein MGKQNIDWANLGFGYIKTDYRYVSNFKNGAWDEGGLTTDENIVLNECAGVLQYAQTCFEGLKAYTTEDGHIVTFRPDLNGERMENSAKRLEMPVFPKERFVDAVTKVVEANADFVPPCGSGATLYIRPYMFGTNPVIGVKPASEYQFRTFTTPVGPYFKGGAKPITIRVCDYDRAAPHGTGHVKAGLNYAMSLYAIVDAHNQGFDENMYLDSATRTYVEETGGANFIFVTKDNTVVTPKSSTILPSITRRSILYVAEHYLGLKTEEREVPFAEVKDFAECGLCGTAAVVSPVGKIVDHGKEILMPSGMEKMGPITQKLYDTLTGIQMGRIEAPEGWIHVIK; encoded by the coding sequence ATGGGAAAACAGAACATCGACTGGGCAAATCTGGGCTTCGGCTACATTAAGACCGATTACAGATATGTTTCCAATTTCAAAAACGGCGCCTGGGATGAGGGCGGCCTGACGACCGATGAGAACATTGTATTAAATGAGTGTGCAGGTGTCCTTCAGTACGCACAGACCTGCTTTGAAGGCCTGAAGGCCTATACGACCGAGGACGGCCATATCGTTACCTTCCGTCCCGACTTAAACGGAGAGCGCATGGAAAACTCCGCAAAGAGGCTGGAGATGCCGGTATTCCCGAAGGAGCGCTTTGTCGACGCAGTCACGAAGGTTGTGGAGGCAAACGCTGACTTCGTTCCGCCTTGCGGCTCCGGCGCAACCCTCTATATCCGCCCCTACATGTTCGGGACAAACCCGGTCATCGGCGTAAAACCGGCAAGCGAGTACCAGTTCCGCACCTTCACGACGCCGGTGGGCCCGTATTTTAAGGGCGGCGCAAAGCCGATCACCATCCGCGTCTGCGACTATGACCGTGCGGCCCCCCATGGAACAGGCCATGTAAAGGCCGGCCTCAACTACGCCATGAGCCTTTACGCCATCGTGGATGCCCACAACCAGGGCTTTGACGAGAACATGTACTTAGATTCTGCCACGAGAACGTATGTGGAGGAAACCGGCGGCGCCAACTTTATCTTCGTCACAAAGGATAACACCGTCGTAACTCCGAAGTCCTCCACGATCCTGCCGTCCATCACGCGCCGCTCCATCCTCTATGTGGCAGAGCATTATCTCGGCCTCAAGACGGAAGAGCGTGAGGTTCCGTTTGCCGAGGTCAAGGACTTCGCCGAGTGCGGCCTCTGCGGCACGGCTGCCGTCGTCTCCCCGGTCGGAAAGATCGTCGACCACGGAAAGGAAATCTTAATGCCAAGCGGCATGGAGAAGATGGGCCCGATCACCCAGAAGCTCTACGATACCTTGACAGGAATCCAGATGGGACGCATCGAGGCGCCGGAAGGCTGGATCCATGTAATCAAATAG
- a CDS encoding 4Fe-4S dicluster domain-containing protein, with the protein MGHLTTKDAYKSLEERINWFTQGAPASETFYKILQVLFTEKEARVMALLPVRPFTIKRAARIWNTSEAKAEKVLDQLCEKALLVDSEHNGVRKFVIPPPMAGFIEFALMRTRGDIDQKYLSELYYQYMNVEEDFVKDLFYATETKLGRVYVQEPVLTNEHMNHILDYERASHIVEEADYIGLGLCYCRHKAYHAGHPCEIDAPWDVCLTFGNVARSLAEHGGHAKLISKAEAMDALERSYAANLVQIGENVRENPAFICNCCGCCCEALQAARRFAPMQPVATTNYMPEIGEEGCVGCGKCEKVCPVLAITMKEDETTHKKRPVINKEICLGCGVCARNCPTKTIVLKRRPIQIITPVNSTHRFILQAIEKGTLQNLVFDNEAFANHRAMAAMFSVILNLPPVKQALASKQFKSIYLDKLLSSQVNKSREKAAKAKEQQ; encoded by the coding sequence ATGGGACATCTTACGACGAAGGACGCATACAAAAGCCTGGAAGAGCGGATCAACTGGTTTACCCAGGGGGCACCGGCTTCTGAGACATTCTATAAAATTTTGCAGGTACTGTTTACGGAAAAGGAAGCCAGGGTCATGGCGCTTCTTCCTGTCCGGCCGTTTACCATCAAGCGGGCGGCAAGGATCTGGAATACCTCGGAGGCAAAGGCAGAAAAGGTGCTGGACCAGCTCTGCGAAAAGGCGCTTTTGGTGGACTCGGAGCATAACGGCGTCAGGAAATTCGTAATCCCGCCGCCCATGGCCGGCTTCATCGAGTTTGCCCTCATGCGGACGCGTGGAGACATCGACCAGAAATACTTAAGCGAACTCTACTACCAGTATATGAATGTGGAAGAGGATTTCGTAAAAGACCTTTTCTATGCCACAGAGACGAAGCTTGGCCGCGTCTACGTCCAGGAGCCGGTGCTCACCAACGAGCACATGAATCACATTTTAGACTATGAGCGGGCCAGCCATATCGTAGAGGAAGCCGACTACATCGGCCTTGGCCTCTGCTACTGCCGCCATAAGGCCTACCATGCCGGACATCCCTGTGAGATTGACGCGCCCTGGGACGTCTGCCTGACCTTTGGGAACGTGGCAAGGTCCCTGGCCGAGCACGGCGGCCATGCGAAGCTCATTTCCAAGGCGGAGGCCATGGACGCGCTGGAGCGTTCCTATGCGGCAAACCTGGTGCAGATCGGCGAGAACGTGAGGGAGAACCCGGCTTTTATCTGCAACTGCTGCGGCTGCTGCTGCGAGGCGCTTCAGGCGGCAAGGCGGTTTGCCCCGATGCAGCCGGTGGCCACCACCAACTACATGCCGGAAATCGGCGAAGAGGGCTGTGTCGGCTGCGGGAAATGCGAGAAGGTATGTCCGGTGCTTGCGATTACCATGAAAGAGGATGAGACGACCCATAAAAAGCGCCCGGTCATCAACAAGGAAATCTGCCTCGGCTGCGGTGTCTGCGCGAGGAACTGCCCGACGAAGACCATCGTCTTAAAACGCCGGCCGATCCAGATCATCACGCCGGTCAACAGCACCCACCGCTTCATTTTGCAGGCTATCGAAAAGGGTACGCTCCAGAACCTGGTATTCGACAACGAGGCCTTTGCGAACCACCGCGCCATGGCGGCCATGTTCTCGGTGATTTTAAATCTCCCGCCGGTGAAGCAGGCGCTGGCAAGCAAGCAGTTTAAGTCCATTTATCTGGACAAGCTCCTGTCCAGCCAGGTAAATAAAAGCCGGGAGAAGGCGGCAAAAGCAAAAGAGCAGCAGTAG
- a CDS encoding LysR family transcriptional regulator, translated as MELREIRTFLKVAQLNSFSRAAKELGYSQAAVTIQVKQLEEELGTHLFDRIGKQTVLTHQGTIFYEYASSVMRDLACARDAVCGSRELTGRLTIGTIESICASIFPELLSKFHSLYPKVSVNIVLDSPDVLLDRMNKNAIDLVYLLDKRMYDQKWVKVFEEPEEVVFVAPAAHPYAKRKKLALEDVIASPFILTEKDASYRFVLDQYLASRHLKIEPFLEIGNTEFIIRLLLSGSGFSFLPEFSVRPFLNSGELAVLPVNGFHMRIWRQLLYHKDKWVTREMSAFIRLASDHCVIP; from the coding sequence ATGGAGCTTCGAGAGATCCGGACGTTTTTAAAGGTCGCCCAGTTAAACAGCTTTTCCCGCGCTGCGAAGGAGCTCGGCTATTCCCAGGCCGCCGTCACCATCCAGGTCAAGCAGCTTGAGGAGGAGCTGGGCACCCACCTTTTTGACCGCATCGGGAAACAGACCGTGCTGACCCATCAGGGAACCATCTTTTATGAATACGCGTCTTCAGTCATGCGGGACCTGGCATGCGCCAGGGACGCCGTCTGCGGAAGCAGGGAACTGACCGGGCGTTTAACCATCGGCACCATCGAATCCATCTGCGCGTCCATCTTCCCGGAGCTTCTGTCAAAATTCCACAGCCTTTATCCGAAGGTCAGCGTAAACATCGTCCTGGATTCCCCGGATGTGCTCTTAGACCGCATGAACAAAAATGCCATCGACCTGGTGTACCTCCTCGACAAGCGGATGTACGACCAGAAGTGGGTGAAGGTGTTCGAGGAGCCGGAGGAGGTCGTTTTCGTGGCCCCCGCGGCGCATCCCTATGCGAAAAGGAAGAAGCTGGCCCTTGAGGACGTGATCGCCAGCCCCTTCATCCTGACGGAAAAAGACGCCAGCTACCGATTCGTTCTCGATCAGTACCTGGCGTCCCGCCATTTAAAAATCGAACCCTTCTTAGAGATCGGGAACACGGAATTCATCATCCGGCTCCTTCTCTCCGGCTCCGGTTTTTCGTTCCTCCCGGAGTTTTCCGTGCGTCCCTTTTTAAATTCAGGAGAGCTGGCCGTCCTGCCGGTAAACGGCTTTCACATGCGGATCTGGCGCCAGCTTCTCTACCACAAGGACAAATGGGTGACGCGGGAGATGTCCGCCTTCATCCGGCTGGCCTCGGATCACTGTGTAATCCCCTAG
- a CDS encoding MFS transporter, which yields METEKRYPIHYAWFILAGCCALQGGSLGLLHNCAGVFYSPVCQELGFEMGQLSSYRMLYSVSLALAMPLAAKWLGRYPVRAVITAAAAVMGGCALLMGMAQELWHWYAVGLIQGIASAFLCFIPAPILLSNWFHKKCGLAVGISAAFSGLVGMIGSAALGFIIPSFGWRAGYVFSGVLAIILILPFSLFVFRYRPEDMGLLPYGSGEEKEEAAEEEKSEENGKKAGLSALLRQPVFYAALGAHAASTASGCLNTFLTPCGLAAGLTMTVSAMLTSLSLFGNMASKLLLGRASDSIGAVRAFLLSAAIAMAGHALLLTGISWAIPAGALLYGVTLPVSSVMVPLFCRLYWKGDAYGEAFSYISMAGMLLSSPFNALFGRLYDMTGGYSLTILVSLGLMALAFVLVLLPGKAGKGKHVG from the coding sequence ATGGAAACAGAAAAACGATATCCGATTCATTACGCATGGTTCATCCTGGCTGGCTGCTGCGCGCTTCAGGGCGGGAGCCTCGGGCTTCTCCACAACTGTGCCGGCGTCTTTTATTCTCCGGTCTGTCAGGAGCTTGGCTTTGAGATGGGGCAGCTTTCCTCCTACCGGATGCTTTATTCGGTGAGCCTGGCCCTGGCGATGCCGTTGGCGGCAAAATGGCTCGGCAGGTACCCTGTCCGGGCCGTCATCACCGCGGCGGCCGCCGTCATGGGCGGATGTGCACTCCTCATGGGCATGGCGCAGGAGCTGTGGCACTGGTACGCGGTCGGGCTGATCCAGGGGATCGCCTCGGCGTTTCTCTGCTTTATCCCGGCGCCGATTCTGCTCTCCAACTGGTTCCATAAAAAATGCGGCCTGGCTGTGGGCATTTCCGCCGCGTTTTCCGGCCTTGTTGGCATGATCGGAAGCGCCGCCCTCGGCTTTATCATCCCGTCCTTCGGCTGGCGTGCCGGATATGTTTTCTCCGGTGTTCTGGCGATTATTCTAATTCTGCCGTTTTCTCTTTTCGTGTTCCGGTACCGGCCGGAGGATATGGGGCTTTTGCCTTATGGAAGCGGGGAAGAAAAAGAAGAAGCCGCAGAGGAAGAGAAAAGCGAAGAAAATGGAAAGAAAGCCGGCCTTTCGGCCCTTTTGAGGCAGCCGGTCTTTTACGCCGCCCTTGGCGCCCATGCCGCATCGACGGCCAGCGGCTGTTTAAACACATTCCTTACGCCCTGCGGCCTGGCTGCGGGCCTCACGATGACGGTTTCGGCCATGCTTACATCCCTGTCTCTTTTCGGCAACATGGCAAGCAAGCTGCTTTTGGGGAGAGCCAGCGATTCCATCGGCGCCGTCCGGGCCTTCCTTTTGTCGGCTGCCATCGCCATGGCCGGACATGCGCTGCTGCTCACCGGCATTTCCTGGGCTATCCCGGCAGGCGCCCTGCTTTACGGCGTGACCCTTCCGGTGTCGTCGGTGATGGTTCCGCTGTTCTGCCGTCTTTACTGGAAGGGCGATGCCTACGGAGAGGCGTTTTCCTACATATCCATGGCAGGTATGCTGCTGTCGTCGCCGTTTAATGCGCTGTTCGGCCGCCTCTACGACATGACCGGCGGGTACAGCCTCACGATTTTGGTGAGCCTGGGATTGATGGCCCTGGCCTTTGTGCTGGTGCTTCTGCCCGGAAAAGCCGGGAAAGGAAAGCACGTGGGCTAG
- a CDS encoding L,D-transpeptidase family protein codes for MILVEVPDPEESAAEVTYYKNGEAVFSVPGLIGRAGLASPEEKKEGDKKTPSGTYGFVMAFGIKEDPGCAMGYRQVKDGDVWVDDPESRFYNRFAENQEAGKDWTSAENLASISPWYDYCLALDYNEEQVPGKGSAIFLHCLTDGDQYTSGCISIPEENMETLLVSIGEHAEIVIRQAE; via the coding sequence GTGATCCTGGTGGAAGTCCCGGATCCGGAAGAAAGTGCGGCGGAAGTGACCTATTATAAAAACGGAGAGGCCGTCTTTTCCGTGCCAGGCCTCATCGGGCGCGCGGGCCTCGCTTCCCCGGAGGAGAAAAAAGAGGGCGATAAAAAGACGCCTTCCGGAACTTACGGCTTTGTCATGGCGTTCGGGATAAAAGAAGATCCCGGCTGCGCCATGGGATACCGCCAGGTAAAGGACGGCGACGTCTGGGTGGATGATCCGGAAAGCCGCTTTTACAACCGTTTCGCGGAAAATCAGGAGGCCGGAAAGGACTGGACATCGGCAGAGAATCTCGCCTCCATTTCTCCCTGGTACGACTACTGCCTGGCGTTGGATTACAACGAAGAACAGGTTCCGGGAAAGGGCTCTGCCATCTTTCTCCACTGCCTTACGGACGGCGATCAGTACACCTCCGGCTGCATTTCCATTCCCGAGGAAAACATGGAAACGCTCCTTGTCTCCATCGGTGAACATGCAGAAATCGTAATCCGGCAGGCAGAGTAA